GTTCGACGTTAACTGATAATGAACCTGCATATGGTACATATGAATCAACACCTTCTTCAAATACCATACCGCCACTCTTGCCGACTGCATCGTAACGTTGCCAGTTTCTTGCTCTATTTGAACCTTCGCCCCAGTACTCTTTTACGTAAGTACCATTGTATAACATTCTTCTGGTTGGACTTTCATCAAATCTCGCAAAATATCTACCAAGCATTACAAAGTCAGAACCCATTGCTAAAGCTAAAGCCATGTGGTTGTCGTAGACAATACCACCGTCAGAACAAAGTGGTATATACTCACCTGTCTCTTCTAAATATTTATCTCTAGCTTCAGAAACAATTTGTACTGCAGTAGCTTGACCCATTCCTATACCTTTTTGTTCACGGGTTATACAAATGGATCCACCACCAATACCAACTTTAATAAAATCAGCACCAGCGTCTGCTAAAAATCTGAATCCCTCTTCATCAACTACATTACCTGCACCACAATATACTTTACCGTCATAATGTTCTTTGACCCAACGTAAGGTTTCATATTGCCATTCGGTAAATCCATTAGAGGAGTCTATTACTAGAACATCAGCACCTGCTTCAACTAAAGCTGGAACTCTTTCTTTGTAGTCTCTAGTATTAATACCAGCTCCAACCATTAAACTCTTGTTGGCATCTGTTAATTCAAGTGGATTTTCCTTGTGTTCACGATAGTCTTTTCTAAACACCATTCCTACTAAATTTCCATCTTTAGTAAGAACTGGCAACTGATTCAATTTATTATCCCAAATAATATCGTTAGCTTCACTTAAAGAAATTCCTTCTTCAGCTGTAACTAATTTCTCTCTTGGTGTCATAAACTCTGATATTGGAGTGTTAGGATCTAATCTACTTACTCTATAATCTCTTGATGTAACTAAACCTAACAATTTACCATTTGAACTACCATCTTCAGTTATTGCTACTGTTGAGTGTCCAGTTTTCTCTTTTAATTCTAAAATTTCTTCTAAAGTATCCTGTGGAGTTAGATTGCTATCAGAAACAACAAGTCCGGACTTGAATCTCTTAACTTTTCTTATCATTTCCACTTGGCTCTCAATTGATTGTGAGCTATAAATAAATGATAAACCTCCTTGTCTCGCTAAAGCTATTGCCAAAGTATCATCGGAAACAGCCTGCATTACTGCAGAAGTGAGAGGAATATTTATATTTACTGGAGATTCTTCTCCTTTTTTATAACGTACTATTGGTGTTCTTAAACTAACATTCTCAGAACTACATTCTTTGTCTGCGTAATTTGGAACAAGTAAGTATTCGTCAAATGTTCTTGATTCAAAGTCATATATTTTTGCCACAATCTGCCTCCTAAATATTAGTAGAAATTTTATTTTCCTTTAGTCTTTTATGTAAAATCAGTACTCTTTTCCTGATACATTATAAACTAAGTTTGGAAACTTATTATTTTAGATTATTCACAATATTACGACAAAATCGACTAATAGTAAAGTGATTACAGCAGACTTTGAACTTAATTAAAATAATTTGTACTAATCACTAATTATTTCTAAAAACTCTTAAGAATCTTATAAGATACTTATTATTAAGCAACTCCTTGATCTGCTTTTCTTGACTTATTATTCTCTATTGGATACAAATTAATACTTTGACGTTTATTATTTTTAATATTGCTATATTTGATTATATTATTATGAGTTCTTTGTTCTAAATCATAGAATCTCATAGCCTTCTCTTTATTTCTCTTATTTAACTCATTTCTGTTTGAAGAAGTAAACTTCTTATTTTCTTTTTGAGCATAATTGTCATATTCAACTACGTAAGACTCTTTCATCTCTATAAAATTTAAATCTTCTCTTTGCCATA
Above is a window of Fastidiosipila sanguinis DNA encoding:
- a CDS encoding IMP dehydrogenase, with product MAKIYDFESRTFDEYLLVPNYADKECSSENVSLRTPIVRYKKGEESPVNINIPLTSAVMQAVSDDTLAIALARQGGLSFIYSSQSIESQVEMIRKVKRFKSGLVVSDSNLTPQDTLEEILELKEKTGHSTVAITEDGSSNGKLLGLVTSRDYRVSRLDPNTPISEFMTPREKLVTAEEGISLSEANDIIWDNKLNQLPVLTKDGNLVGMVFRKDYREHKENPLELTDANKSLMVGAGINTRDYKERVPALVEAGADVLVIDSSNGFTEWQYETLRWVKEHYDGKVYCGAGNVVDEEGFRFLADAGADFIKVGIGGGSICITREQKGIGMGQATAVQIVSEARDKYLEETGEYIPLCSDGGIVYDNHMALALAMGSDFVMLGRYFARFDESPTRRMLYNGTYVKEYWGEGSNRARNWQRYDAVGKSGGMVFEEGVDSYVPYAGSLSVNVEQTTAKIKATMVACGSRTISEFQDKARLVRVSSASITEGGAHDVIRKNTEATRA